A genome region from Deltaproteobacteria bacterium includes the following:
- a CDS encoding sulfite exporter TauE/SafE family protein, translating to MEIHAAQIIALLITGVGVGFASGMLGVGGCFIMVPVQFWALTSIGIDPTIAIRIAFGTNLLVVLPTAFSGAMTHHKKGAVLWRAGVTFGMAGAVGAFFGALIASHLPGKVLTVAFGVAVILGALRMLTAKPPQITDEPSNSIVAFILWGIPLGIVSGIVGIGGGVLMIPIMVYFLKFKMHQAVGTSTALMIFTAFGGSLSFLINGLGVEGLPPYSTGYLNWLQWVLLAGCSVPLAIVGAKVAHLLPAKQLKYIFIAVMFYMGLKMIGVFTWLHLPI from the coding sequence ATGGAAATCCACGCTGCACAAATCATTGCCCTGCTGATCACAGGGGTGGGCGTAGGATTCGCCTCGGGGATGTTGGGGGTGGGAGGATGTTTTATCATGGTCCCGGTCCAGTTCTGGGCCTTGACATCCATTGGCATTGATCCCACCATTGCCATCCGCATCGCATTCGGCACCAACCTCCTGGTAGTCCTGCCCACGGCCTTCAGCGGCGCCATGACCCACCACAAGAAGGGGGCTGTCCTGTGGAGGGCAGGGGTGACCTTCGGCATGGCCGGGGCCGTCGGCGCCTTTTTCGGGGCACTTATCGCCTCGCACCTTCCGGGGAAGGTCCTGACGGTCGCCTTCGGCGTTGCCGTCATCCTCGGCGCACTGCGGATGCTCACAGCCAAGCCGCCCCAAATCACCGATGAACCATCGAACAGCATTGTCGCATTTATATTGTGGGGGATCCCCCTGGGCATTGTCTCGGGTATTGTCGGGATCGGCGGGGGCGTGCTCATGATCCCCATCATGGTCTATTTCCTCAAATTCAAGATGCACCAGGCAGTGGGCACCTCGACGGCCCTCATGATCTTCACCGCCTTTGGCGGGTCCCTCTCCTTTCTGATCAACGGGCTTGGGGTCGAGGGGCTTCCCCCCTACTCAACGGGGTATCTCAACTGGCTACAGTGGGTCCTCCTGGCAGGGTGCAGTGTCCCCCTGGCCATTGTCGGAGCCAAGGTGGCCCACCTGTTGCCGGCCAAACAGCTCAAGTACATCTTTATTGCAGTGATGTTCTACATGGGCCTCAAGATGATCGGGGTCTTTACTTGGCTTCATCTGCCGATATAG
- a CDS encoding DEAD/DEAH box helicase: protein MADLDQRRAEALERLKTLRAEKNRLCVAEAPPGYAPVEGQPFVTNQSSEADKIRLFRALFRGREDVYPRRFESKKTGKSGYQPVCRNEWIRGICRKPAVRCGNCPNQKFSPLTDEVVRNHLLGRDPEKKSDRDFTIGVYPLLPDETCWFIASDFDQADWTADVFQFVETCRRFDVPAAAERSRSGNGGHVWTFFSGPVPAAVARKMYSFILTETMDRRSELGLRSYDRLFPSQDTLPKGGFGNLIALPLQKRAREQGNSLFVDDRFEPHPDQWAFLSSIRRMDLDAVRALVDEAMRRGRVVGVRMAVTDEEDDEPWTLPPSRRRERAPISGPLPEAIELVLENQIYVAKEALTAPLRNRMIRLAAFQNPEFYKAQAMRFPTYDKPHIISCCEEFSRHIGIPRGCLEEVLDLLHSLKIQTTVVDKRFGGNPVDLSFHGRLRPEQQSAAEALLHHDTGVLSASTAFGKTVVAAYLMAARGVNTLVLVHRKHLLDMWVDRLSRFLGIEPREIGRIGGGRREPSGRIDVGIIQSLGTKGVVDDIVGEYGYLMVDECHGIAARSFELVARQSKARYVTGLSATVTRKDGHHPIIFMQCGPVRFRVDDRKQAEKRPFGHRVILRRTGFMLPKVLAERPDLPIHELYKALIGDEARNDMIIQDVVRTVAQGRSPVLLTERRDHLELLAGRLGSLVRNMIVLKGGMGVRQRSVASEELARIQDGEERLIIATGRYLGEGFDDARLDTLFLALPVSWRGTLAQYAGRLHRNHEGKSEVIIFDYADLNIPMLAKMYERRRVGYRNIGYELDV from the coding sequence CTGGCGGATTTGGATCAGCGCCGGGCCGAGGCCTTGGAGCGGCTCAAGACCCTGAGGGCGGAAAAGAACAGGTTGTGCGTGGCAGAGGCCCCTCCCGGATATGCGCCGGTGGAGGGCCAGCCATTCGTGACGAACCAGTCTTCGGAGGCGGACAAGATCCGGTTGTTCCGGGCGCTTTTCAGGGGCCGGGAGGATGTCTACCCGAGGCGGTTCGAGAGCAAAAAGACAGGGAAGAGCGGCTACCAGCCGGTGTGCCGCAATGAATGGATCAGGGGAATATGCCGGAAGCCTGCGGTCCGATGCGGCAATTGTCCCAACCAGAAATTCTCTCCGCTTACGGATGAGGTTGTCAGGAACCACCTCCTGGGCCGTGATCCTGAAAAGAAGAGTGATCGGGATTTTACCATCGGGGTGTACCCGCTCTTGCCGGATGAGACCTGCTGGTTCATCGCGTCGGACTTCGATCAAGCGGACTGGACCGCGGACGTGTTCCAGTTTGTGGAGACGTGCAGGCGGTTTGATGTGCCGGCCGCTGCGGAGCGTTCCCGATCCGGCAACGGCGGGCATGTATGGACCTTTTTCTCCGGGCCCGTGCCTGCTGCTGTGGCGCGAAAGATGTACTCTTTTATCCTGACCGAGACCATGGACCGGCGTTCGGAACTGGGCCTTCGTTCCTATGACCGGCTGTTCCCCAGTCAGGATACCCTGCCAAAGGGGGGCTTTGGAAATCTCATTGCGCTTCCGCTGCAGAAAAGGGCCCGGGAACAGGGAAACAGCCTCTTTGTGGATGATCGTTTTGAACCCCACCCGGACCAGTGGGCCTTTCTGTCGTCGATCCGGCGGATGGATCTTGATGCGGTCCGGGCCCTTGTTGACGAGGCCATGCGGCGAGGCCGCGTGGTGGGGGTGCGGATGGCGGTTACCGATGAGGAGGATGACGAGCCATGGACCCTCCCTCCCTCCAGACGGCGGGAGCGGGCGCCCATTTCCGGCCCTTTGCCGGAAGCGATCGAGCTGGTCCTGGAAAACCAGATCTACGTGGCAAAAGAGGCCCTGACAGCCCCGTTGAGAAATCGGATGATTCGCCTTGCCGCCTTTCAAAACCCTGAGTTTTACAAGGCCCAGGCCATGCGCTTCCCCACCTATGACAAGCCACATATCATCAGTTGCTGTGAGGAATTCTCCAGGCATATCGGAATCCCCCGGGGGTGTCTGGAGGAGGTCCTCGATCTGCTCCATTCCCTGAAGATTCAGACGACCGTCGTGGACAAACGCTTCGGGGGCAACCCTGTAGATCTTTCTTTTCATGGAAGGCTCAGACCTGAGCAGCAATCCGCGGCAGAGGCACTGTTGCACCACGACACCGGGGTCCTTTCCGCGTCAACAGCCTTTGGAAAGACCGTTGTGGCTGCCTATCTCATGGCGGCGAGAGGGGTAAACACCCTTGTCCTGGTGCACCGCAAGCATTTGCTGGATATGTGGGTGGATCGGCTGAGCCGGTTTCTGGGTATCGAACCTCGAGAGATCGGCCGGATCGGCGGGGGAAGGCGCGAGCCGTCGGGCCGCATCGACGTGGGGATCATTCAGAGCCTTGGCACAAAAGGGGTGGTGGATGATATTGTGGGGGAATACGGGTATCTGATGGTTGACGAGTGCCACGGGATCGCGGCCAGGAGCTTTGAACTGGTGGCCAGACAGAGCAAGGCCAGGTATGTCACCGGGCTCTCGGCCACGGTGACCCGGAAAGACGGCCACCATCCGATTATCTTCATGCAGTGCGGACCTGTCAGGTTCCGGGTGGATGACCGGAAGCAGGCGGAAAAACGGCCCTTCGGGCACAGGGTTATCCTCCGGAGGACCGGATTTATGCTGCCGAAGGTCTTGGCGGAGAGACCAGACCTGCCTATTCATGAACTCTACAAGGCCCTCATCGGAGACGAGGCCCGGAACGACATGATTATTCAGGACGTGGTGAGGACGGTTGCTCAGGGTCGATCTCCGGTCCTGCTGACGGAACGACGGGATCATCTGGAGCTTCTTGCAGGCCGGCTCGGGTCTCTTGTCAGGAACATGATCGTCCTTAAAGGCGGCATGGGCGTCAGGCAGAGGAGTGTCGCTTCGGAGGAGCTGGCCCGCATTCAGGATGGAGAAGAGAGGCTGATTATCGCCACCGGCAGGTATCTGGGCGAGGGATTCGACGATGCCCGGCTGGACACCCTCTTTCTGGCATTACCGGTTTCCTGGCGGGGGACACTGGCCCAGTACGCCGGTCGTCTCCACCGGAACCACGAAGGCAAGAGTGAAGTGATTATTTTCGATTATGCCGACCTGAATATCCCTATGCTGGCCAAGATGTATGAGCGCCGGCGTGTGGGATACAGGAATATCGGGTATGAACTGGATGTGTAG
- a CDS encoding metalloregulator ArsR/SmtB family transcription factor, with amino-acid sequence MKDFIKVMKALRDPNRVKIVKMLQHGELCVCEIQEALGVAQPTVSKHLKILETAGLLRCRKEGLWAYYRLDDGNNSPYAATVLGNLKHWLEDTPEIREMVEKLPAIQQADLCRTSVRRCSCTSETSK; translated from the coding sequence ATGAAAGATTTCATTAAGGTCATGAAGGCATTGCGGGACCCCAACCGGGTCAAGATCGTCAAGATGCTCCAGCATGGCGAGCTATGCGTCTGTGAGATTCAGGAGGCCCTGGGGGTTGCCCAGCCCACGGTATCCAAGCACCTCAAGATACTGGAGACGGCGGGGCTTTTGAGGTGCCGAAAAGAGGGGCTGTGGGCCTATTATCGGCTGGATGATGGGAATAACAGCCCTTATGCCGCGACAGTGCTGGGAAATCTCAAACACTGGCTGGAAGACACGCCGGAGATCAGGGAAATGGTGGAGAAGCTCCCTGCCATTCAACAGGCGGACCTGTGCAGGACATCTGTGAGAAGATGCTCCTGTACAAGTGAAACAAGCAAATAG